Proteins encoded by one window of Candidatus Hydrogenedentota bacterium:
- a CDS encoding DUF1080 domain-containing protein, translated as MTHNVKKDGSPNGESFVTEADFRVADYIGSGGVSVEGDVCHLAEGNDMTGITWIGPLPKMNFEVTLEAQRTAGSDFFCGLTVPYNDSNVSLVVGGWGGRLVGISSLDWLDASENGTAKWRDFDNNKWYSIRLRITPERIEAWIDGEQFVDVETKDRGVGIRFEMDPTRPLGVATWRTAGAIKNIRLRAFEEGRP; from the coding sequence ATGACGCACAACGTCAAAAAAGACGGCTCCCCCAACGGCGAATCCTTCGTCACCGAAGCGGACTTCCGCGTTGCCGATTACATCGGTTCCGGCGGCGTCTCCGTCGAAGGCGACGTGTGCCACCTCGCCGAAGGCAACGACATGACCGGCATCACCTGGATCGGCCCCCTCCCAAAAATGAACTTCGAAGTCACCCTCGAAGCCCAACGCACCGCCGGCAGCGACTTCTTCTGCGGCCTCACCGTCCCTTACAACGACAGCAACGTCTCTCTCGTCGTCGGCGGTTGGGGCGGACGCCTCGTCGGCATCTCCTCGCTCGATTGGCTCGACGCCTCCGAAAACGGCACCGCCAAATGGCGCGACTTCGACAACAACAAGTGGTACTCCATCCGCCTCCGGATCACTCCCGAACGTATCGAAGCCTGGATCGACGGCGAACAATTCGTCGACGTCGAAACCAAAGACCGCGGCGTCGGCATTCGCTTCGAAATGGACCCCACCCGCCCCCTCGGCGTCGCCACCTGGCGCACCGCCGGCGCCATAAAAAACATCCGCCTCCGAGCCTTCGAAGAGGGAAGACCATGA
- a CDS encoding N-acetyltransferase family protein, producing the protein MAIARTVGADVTIGEMYDADWDAVRDIYAEGIATGNASIETEPPTWEVWNGRHLKHCRLVARRGDIVVGWAALGPFSVRSAYSGVAEVSIYIAERARGQGIGRALLQAIIAESERHGIWTIQAGIFPENTISIALHTRCGFREIGTRKQLGKLNGVWRDVVLFERRSTIVGVD; encoded by the coding sequence ATGGCGATTGCGCGGACAGTTGGGGCGGATGTGACGATCGGCGAGATGTACGACGCCGATTGGGACGCCGTGCGCGACATCTATGCGGAGGGGATTGCGACTGGGAACGCGTCCATCGAGACGGAGCCGCCGACGTGGGAGGTGTGGAACGGGCGGCATTTGAAACATTGCCGGTTGGTCGCGCGGCGCGGGGATATTGTTGTGGGGTGGGCGGCGTTGGGGCCGTTCTCCGTGCGGTCCGCGTATAGCGGCGTGGCGGAAGTGAGCATTTACATCGCGGAACGCGCGCGGGGGCAGGGCATCGGCCGGGCGCTGTTGCAGGCGATCATCGCCGAATCGGAACGACACGGCATCTGGACGATTCAGGCGGGCATCTTTCCCGAGAATACGATCAGCATTGCGCTGCACACCCGGTGCGGGTTCCGCGAGATCGGCACGCGCAAACAGTTGGGCAAGCTGAACGGGGTATGGCGCGATGTTGTGTTGTTCGAGCGCAGGAGCACGATCGTCGGCGTCGATTGA
- a CDS encoding DUF2089 family protein: MSQLSLPPWLSVFNDADLLFLKRFLLASGSLKQLAEVYGVSYPTIRARLDRLIERVNAVEAPATGDSFEQLVETLVTHGVMLTGTGRTLLQTHRRILKETTERAARNATSPPTEDEWQE; encoded by the coding sequence ATGAGTCAGCTTTCACTGCCCCCGTGGCTCTCCGTGTTCAATGACGCAGACCTTCTATTCCTGAAACGTTTCCTGCTCGCCTCCGGCTCTCTCAAGCAGCTCGCGGAAGTCTACGGCGTCTCCTACCCCACCATTCGTGCGCGCCTCGACCGGCTCATCGAACGCGTCAACGCCGTCGAAGCCCCCGCCACTGGCGACTCCTTCGAGCAACTCGTCGAAACGCTCGTCACCCACGGCGTAATGCTCACCGGCACCGGCCGCACCCTCCTCCAGACCCACAGGCGCATCCTCAAGGAAACAACCGAACGCGCCGCCCGCAACGCGACATCCCCCCCAACCGAAGACGAATGGCAGGAATAA
- a CDS encoding tetratricopeptide repeat protein, which translates to MSAGHDEVTEQSVETGSPPEESVRDTNASQVECEPPVPARTASADEELTGQADLDDQLAKPVFDGSTGIEAAQVWIGAFLIVVVALIVYSNSIGIPLPYPDRTAITGNPGAHSIAMAPMGAKSTGIPLLPMVTIALNGQVAPDSLGLYHALNIVLHALNGILVYLLARRLLGLNKKRAPDQAGFELSEPVAMLGGLLMALHPLATESVNLVIGRPALMCTTFSLLAIVLVLRAADREEGWAVGTLIGAGASFGLAWACDISALFVPAFVLMADWIANGAGVKRRVPVHAAFWAIGIAFGAWWMTVSNLEKNPYEVFDPELMVPPPVKSAAYSLGMAMGINPIDLAIEHDLPPASGYLDPEMSGTNPFLTFSTAVGLGLVALILVATRSAAGLGLIWFLVALVPAAYFVPPYTRFSERALYFSLCGVALLAPWVVSKAITKKKLKLAAGLASAAVLLLAAAGTFTRNGVWQNEVELWEDAALKSPYTPEPLIRLGTMRYESGQRALIEAETLARENQRPAALTKREEAQRDFGAAMNLLEQALEKKPDDAALRGTLGSIYQFMNQRDKAIAALTEALRLSPSSQEIAAALGSLYATNPADPTNTEGRLRANDYYQRAARLGPLPPNIAAGYADLLVRMGNPVGAAQVVAPLAAPGNAQSPGAAMLEQLKPLIEKVRDAEVKAQEAERANPGSGEAIKLRIEASLANGQLLPAFYQLERYLQLHPDDADAWLMLGTTRAQTGGPDAFIKEYGVAPLAKEGAAPIWMQLVRRCAELGRWTAARAYIEHAATQSADYAKPLVRLGALAIELEQPAIASAILADAAKADAADPEPWLLQSDIAIASENLPQARRYLDEAERLGADPARVAPRREKAGATPEEEKQKSRTILQ; encoded by the coding sequence GTGAGCGCCGGGCACGACGAGGTAACGGAACAATCAGTGGAGACGGGTTCGCCGCCGGAGGAATCCGTGCGCGACACCAATGCGTCGCAAGTTGAGTGCGAGCCGCCCGTACCCGCCCGAACGGCGTCGGCGGATGAGGAGCTGACGGGCCAGGCGGACCTCGACGATCAGCTTGCCAAACCCGTATTTGACGGGAGTACGGGAATCGAGGCGGCGCAGGTTTGGATTGGCGCGTTTTTGATAGTAGTCGTTGCGCTGATCGTGTACTCGAATTCGATTGGCATTCCGCTGCCCTATCCCGATCGCACTGCGATCACCGGCAATCCGGGAGCACACTCGATCGCGATGGCGCCGATGGGCGCGAAGTCCACGGGCATTCCGCTCTTGCCGATGGTCACGATTGCGCTGAACGGGCAGGTCGCGCCGGATTCGCTTGGGCTGTATCACGCGCTGAACATTGTGCTGCACGCGTTGAACGGAATACTGGTCTATCTTCTCGCGCGGCGCTTGCTGGGGTTGAACAAGAAGCGCGCACCCGATCAGGCGGGGTTCGAACTCAGCGAGCCCGTGGCGATGCTGGGCGGGTTGCTGATGGCGCTGCACCCGTTGGCGACAGAGAGCGTGAACCTGGTGATTGGCCGCCCGGCGCTGATGTGCACGACGTTCTCGCTGCTGGCGATTGTGTTGGTGTTGCGCGCGGCGGACCGCGAAGAGGGATGGGCGGTGGGCACGCTCATTGGCGCGGGCGCGAGCTTTGGGCTTGCGTGGGCGTGCGACATCTCGGCGCTGTTTGTGCCGGCGTTTGTGTTGATGGCGGATTGGATTGCGAACGGCGCGGGCGTGAAGAGGCGTGTTCCCGTTCACGCCGCGTTTTGGGCAATAGGGATTGCGTTCGGCGCGTGGTGGATGACGGTGTCGAACCTCGAGAAGAATCCGTACGAGGTGTTCGATCCCGAGCTAATGGTGCCGCCGCCGGTGAAGTCGGCGGCGTACTCGCTGGGCATGGCGATGGGAATCAACCCGATCGATCTCGCGATCGAACACGATCTTCCGCCGGCGAGCGGTTATCTCGATCCCGAGATGTCCGGCACGAACCCGTTCCTGACGTTTTCGACGGCGGTAGGACTTGGTCTTGTTGCGCTGATTCTGGTGGCGACGCGATCCGCCGCGGGCCTGGGGTTGATTTGGTTTCTCGTGGCGCTGGTACCGGCGGCGTATTTCGTTCCGCCGTACACGCGGTTCAGCGAGCGCGCGCTGTATTTCAGTTTGTGCGGCGTCGCGCTGTTGGCGCCGTGGGTGGTGTCGAAGGCGATCACGAAGAAGAAGTTGAAGCTTGCGGCGGGGCTTGCGTCGGCCGCGGTCTTGTTGTTGGCGGCGGCGGGCACGTTCACGCGCAATGGGGTATGGCAAAACGAAGTCGAGTTGTGGGAAGACGCGGCGTTGAAATCGCCGTACACGCCGGAACCGCTGATTCGACTCGGCACGATGCGGTACGAATCGGGTCAGCGCGCGCTGATAGAAGCCGAAACGCTTGCGCGGGAGAACCAGCGTCCGGCGGCGCTTACGAAACGCGAAGAGGCGCAGCGCGACTTCGGCGCGGCGATGAACCTGCTCGAGCAGGCGCTGGAAAAGAAACCGGACGACGCGGCGTTGCGCGGTACGCTGGGGAGCATTTATCAGTTCATGAACCAGCGCGACAAAGCGATCGCCGCGCTGACGGAGGCGTTGCGGCTGAGCCCGTCATCGCAGGAGATTGCCGCGGCGCTCGGTTCCTTGTATGCGACAAACCCGGCCGATCCCACCAATACGGAGGGGCGTCTGCGCGCGAACGATTATTACCAGCGCGCGGCGCGGTTGGGGCCGCTGCCGCCGAACATTGCGGCGGGTTATGCGGACCTGCTTGTGCGGATGGGCAATCCGGTCGGCGCGGCGCAGGTGGTTGCGCCGCTCGCGGCCCCGGGGAACGCGCAGTCGCCGGGAGCGGCGATGCTCGAGCAATTGAAGCCGCTGATCGAAAAGGTGCGCGACGCGGAAGTGAAGGCGCAGGAAGCCGAAAGGGCGAATCCCGGCAGCGGCGAGGCCATCAAACTGCGGATTGAGGCGTCGCTTGCGAACGGTCAACTGTTGCCGGCGTTCTACCAACTCGAGCGGTATCTTCAGTTGCATCCGGACGACGCGGACGCGTGGCTGATGCTGGGCACGACGCGCGCGCAAACGGGCGGGCCGGACGCATTCATTAAGGAGTACGGTGTCGCGCCGTTGGCGAAGGAAGGGGCCGCGCCGATTTGGATGCAGCTCGTGCGGCGGTGCGCGGAACTGGGGCGTTGGACGGCGGCGCGCGCGTACATCGAGCATGCGGCGACGCAGTCCGCGGACTATGCGAAGCCGTTGGTTCGCCTTGGTGCGCTTGCGATCGAGCTCGAGCAGCCGGCGATCGCGTCGGCAATTCTCGCCGATGCGGCGAAGGCGGATGCGGCCGATCCCGAGCCGTGGCTGCTCCAAAGCGACATCGCGATTGCGAGTGAGAACCTGCCGCAGGCGCGGCGGTACCTTGATGAAGCGGAGCGTCTCGGCGCCGATCCGGCGCGGGTTGCGCCGCGCCGCGAGAAGGCCGGGGCGACGCCGGAAGAAGAAAAGCAGAAATCGCGCACCATCCTTCAGTAG
- a CDS encoding MgtC/SapB family protein, giving the protein MSIPPEVMDAVYKLVLATALGGLLGLERERKHRAAGLRTHIVVCLAATLVMIISNRLADEWSNAYSGEPLDRGRIVAGILQGIGFIGAGAIINVGNIHRGLTTAAMIWFAAVLGVAVGLGYFLLAACSTVAALAAVLLFEPLSEWVSATSEFSLRVRLPGGPIRVRDVEQCIEKHGYHINNTRLTVREHAEAVEMQFVIGAPRKRSVEDLIDLLNTTYPDIQELSVER; this is encoded by the coding sequence ATGTCGATACCTCCCGAAGTCATGGATGCCGTGTACAAGCTTGTGTTGGCGACGGCGCTTGGGGGCCTGCTTGGCCTCGAGCGGGAGCGCAAACACCGTGCCGCGGGTCTGCGTACGCACATTGTCGTTTGCCTTGCCGCGACGCTTGTCATGATTATCTCGAACCGCCTGGCCGATGAATGGTCGAATGCGTATTCGGGAGAGCCATTGGATCGCGGACGTATTGTCGCGGGTATTTTGCAGGGGATTGGATTCATCGGCGCGGGCGCGATCATCAATGTCGGAAACATTCATCGCGGGCTGACGACGGCGGCGATGATCTGGTTTGCGGCGGTGCTCGGCGTTGCGGTGGGGCTTGGGTATTTCCTGCTTGCCGCGTGTTCGACGGTGGCAGCGCTTGCGGCGGTGCTGTTGTTCGAACCGTTGAGCGAATGGGTGTCCGCGACGTCGGAGTTTTCATTGCGCGTGCGTTTGCCAGGCGGACCGATTCGCGTGCGGGACGTCGAGCAGTGCATCGAAAAGCATGGGTACCACATCAACAACACGCGGCTCACCGTGCGCGAGCACGCAGAAGCGGTCGAGATGCAGTTTGTAATTGGTGCGCCCCGAAAGCGATCGGTCGAGGACCTCATCGATCTGCTGAACACGACGTATCCGGACATCCAAGAACTTTCGGTTGAACGATGA
- a CDS encoding phosphotransferase family protein, which produces MSSASIDSTAAIRNGEELNAAALEAYLHNAVDGAIGPLSIEQFPSGHSNLTYLLRLGDRELVLRRPPFGSKVKSAHDMGREYKVLSHLHPVYSPAPRPLLYCEDESVIGAKFYVMERIKGAIFRAKKPADLTLTPDVVRGCCRSLIENLADLHAIDYTKIGLEELYKGSHYVERQVNGWAERYKGSQTDEISEIDQVFAWLKERIPADTGTVLVHNDYKFDNIVLDPGDITKIVGVLDWEMATIGDPLADLGTALGYWIEPDDDAMKVVQCFMTTEPGALTRMQLAEIYAQRTGRDVSNILYYYILALMKLAVIVQQIYFRYKQGLTTDERFASMIFMVAVLGQKAAASIESGRM; this is translated from the coding sequence ATGAGTTCCGCCTCGATTGACTCGACCGCGGCGATTCGCAACGGCGAAGAACTAAACGCCGCCGCGCTGGAAGCATATCTGCACAACGCCGTCGATGGCGCAATCGGTCCGCTGTCGATCGAGCAGTTTCCAAGCGGTCATTCCAACCTTACGTATCTGTTGCGGCTTGGCGACCGCGAACTCGTATTGCGGCGGCCGCCGTTCGGCAGCAAGGTGAAATCGGCTCACGACATGGGTCGTGAGTACAAGGTGCTGTCGCACCTGCATCCGGTCTATTCGCCCGCGCCGCGCCCGCTCCTGTATTGCGAGGACGAGTCGGTCATCGGCGCGAAGTTTTACGTGATGGAACGCATAAAGGGCGCGATCTTTCGCGCGAAGAAGCCGGCGGACCTTACGCTGACGCCGGACGTCGTGCGCGGGTGCTGCCGGTCGCTGATCGAAAATCTCGCCGACCTGCATGCAATCGATTACACGAAGATTGGCTTGGAAGAACTCTATAAGGGCAGCCACTACGTCGAGCGGCAAGTGAACGGGTGGGCGGAACGCTATAAGGGATCGCAGACCGACGAGATATCCGAAATTGATCAGGTCTTTGCATGGCTGAAAGAACGCATTCCGGCGGATACCGGCACAGTGCTCGTGCACAACGATTACAAGTTCGACAACATCGTGCTCGATCCGGGCGACATCACGAAGATCGTGGGTGTGCTCGATTGGGAGATGGCGACGATCGGCGATCCGCTCGCGGACCTGGGCACCGCGCTGGGCTATTGGATTGAGCCCGACGACGACGCGATGAAGGTTGTGCAGTGCTTCATGACGACGGAGCCCGGCGCGCTTACGCGCATGCAACTCGCGGAAATCTACGCACAACGCACGGGGCGCGACGTCTCGAACATTCTCTATTACTACATTCTTGCGCTGATGAAGCTGGCGGTCATCGTGCAGCAAATCTACTTTCGCTACAAGCAGGGCCTCACGACGGACGAACGCTTCGCGTCCATGATCTTCATGGTTGCGGTCCTCGGGCAGAAAGCCGCCGCGAGCATCGAGTCCGGGCGGATGTAA
- a CDS encoding acyl-CoA dehydrogenase family protein, protein MDFSLSPQMEELLPQVREFIDTKVIPLELSVKKKGFRASLPELNVVRAEVKRRGWWTPQMHKEHGGMGLSLVDHGLLSVELGRCSLGHYAFNCQAPDAGNMEILALFGSDEQKETYLHPMVRGEIRSCFAMTEPEHAGSNPVWMSTTAVKDGGDYVINGHKWYTSSADGANFTIVMAVTDPNQQPHFRASMIIVPLDNPGYKFVRNISVMGDTGDDWASHAEVRFEDCRVPQSNLLGGEGMGFAIAQERLGPGRIHHCMRWLGICERSFEIMCQYAAKREVAPGVPLGTRQMVQQWIAESRAEIDAAKWMVLHAAWAIEKHGQKEARDEVSCIKFFVAGVLQRVVDRAVQALGGLGVCDDTPLSYYYRHERPARIYDGPDEVHKQSVAKRILKRYGISITK, encoded by the coding sequence ATGGACTTTTCGTTATCACCGCAAATGGAAGAGCTGCTGCCGCAGGTTCGCGAATTTATCGACACGAAAGTGATTCCGCTGGAGCTCTCCGTGAAGAAGAAGGGCTTTCGCGCGTCGCTGCCGGAACTTAACGTGGTCCGCGCGGAGGTGAAGCGGCGCGGGTGGTGGACGCCGCAGATGCACAAGGAGCACGGCGGCATGGGGCTGAGCCTTGTTGACCACGGGTTGCTTAGCGTCGAACTTGGGCGCTGTTCGCTGGGGCATTACGCGTTCAACTGCCAGGCGCCGGACGCGGGGAACATGGAAATCCTCGCGTTGTTTGGCAGCGACGAGCAAAAAGAAACCTATCTGCATCCGATGGTGCGCGGCGAGATTCGCAGTTGTTTCGCGATGACCGAACCGGAACACGCGGGGTCGAACCCGGTGTGGATGAGCACCACCGCGGTGAAGGATGGCGGCGACTATGTCATCAACGGTCACAAGTGGTATACGTCGTCCGCGGACGGCGCGAACTTCACGATCGTGATGGCGGTGACCGATCCGAACCAGCAGCCGCATTTTCGCGCGAGCATGATCATCGTGCCGCTGGACAACCCCGGCTACAAGTTCGTGCGGAACATTTCCGTGATGGGCGACACCGGCGACGACTGGGCGAGCCACGCGGAAGTGCGCTTCGAGGATTGCCGCGTGCCGCAATCGAACTTGCTGGGCGGCGAGGGCATGGGGTTTGCCATCGCACAGGAGCGGCTTGGCCCGGGCCGGATTCATCATTGCATGCGGTGGCTCGGCATCTGCGAGCGCAGCTTCGAGATCATGTGCCAGTACGCGGCGAAACGCGAAGTGGCGCCGGGCGTGCCGCTGGGTACGCGGCAAATGGTGCAACAGTGGATCGCGGAGAGCCGCGCCGAGATCGACGCGGCGAAGTGGATGGTGCTGCACGCGGCATGGGCCATCGAGAAGCACGGACAGAAAGAAGCGCGCGACGAGGTGTCGTGCATCAAGTTCTTTGTCGCGGGCGTTTTGCAGCGCGTCGTGGACCGCGCAGTGCAGGCGCTCGGCGGGCTGGGGGTTTGCGACGATACCCCGCTTTCCTACTACTACCGGCACGAACGCCCCGCACGCATCTACGACGGGCCGGACGAAGTGCACAAGCAGTCGGTGGCGAAGCGCATCCTGAAGCGCTATGGAATCTCGATTACAAAATGA
- a CDS encoding histidine phosphatase family protein, translating into MGTLIVVRHGQASFHEEDYDKLSPLGEEQARRLGKYWAEHGVRVDRAVSGPLLRQKRSAELVREEYERAGGAFPEIEIDDALAEMPVELLAKRFIAQLCAEDEESLQHIQRFMASTDKKEKERLFQKPFEKMMLKWAAKDYHDPEIETFDAFVRRVKDSFGGLMSGGTNGQRVAAFTSGGPTAVAMHLALGTSFETTLELVWQVRNASLTEFMFTEGRFTLSSFNNVSHLREPELWTYR; encoded by the coding sequence ATGGGCACACTCATTGTAGTTCGGCACGGCCAGGCCTCTTTTCACGAGGAGGACTACGACAAGTTGTCTCCGCTTGGGGAAGAGCAGGCGCGGCGTTTGGGTAAATACTGGGCGGAACACGGCGTGCGCGTCGATCGCGCGGTGTCGGGGCCGTTGCTGCGGCAGAAGCGCTCGGCGGAATTGGTGCGCGAGGAATACGAGCGGGCGGGCGGCGCATTTCCGGAGATCGAGATTGACGACGCCTTGGCGGAGATGCCGGTCGAACTGCTCGCGAAGCGGTTCATCGCGCAGCTCTGCGCGGAGGACGAGGAGAGTCTTCAGCACATCCAGCGGTTCATGGCTTCGACGGACAAAAAGGAGAAGGAGCGGCTGTTCCAGAAGCCGTTCGAGAAGATGATGCTGAAATGGGCGGCGAAGGACTACCACGACCCGGAGATCGAGACGTTCGACGCGTTTGTCCGGCGGGTGAAAGACAGTTTCGGCGGGCTTATGTCGGGGGGCACAAACGGACAGCGCGTCGCTGCGTTCACGTCCGGCGGGCCGACGGCGGTTGCCATGCACCTCGCGCTGGGCACGTCGTTCGAGACCACGCTCGAACTCGTCTGGCAGGTGCGCAACGCGTCACTCACGGAGTTCATGTTCACCGAGGGACGGTTTACGCTGAGTTCGTTCAATAACGTATCGCACCTGCGCGAACCGGAATTGTGGACATACCGATAG
- the raiA gene encoding ribosome-associated translation inhibitor RaiA gives MRVSIAARHLDLTDALRSHVESRLDKVRHHFDRVIDVDVVLSVEKHRHTADVTVHANGVRMHGKETTSDMYTSVDTAIGKIDRQILKFKDRKHRFQPRDGKVAVVTLEAMEVPVEERIEQTPGEHKRVVHEPIPMKPMSVDEAAMQLELSKDTFLVFRNSQTQEVNVVYAKNDGTIGHIDPE, from the coding sequence ATGCGCGTATCCATAGCAGCCCGTCATCTCGATCTTACCGACGCCCTCCGGTCGCACGTCGAGTCGCGGCTCGACAAAGTGCGCCACCACTTCGACCGCGTTATCGACGTAGACGTCGTCCTCAGCGTCGAAAAGCACCGTCACACCGCCGATGTCACCGTGCACGCCAACGGCGTCCGCATGCACGGCAAGGAAACCACCTCGGACATGTACACGTCCGTGGACACGGCGATCGGCAAGATTGACCGGCAGATTCTGAAGTTCAAAGACCGCAAGCACCGGTTCCAGCCCCGCGACGGAAAGGTCGCTGTGGTGACCCTCGAAGCCATGGAAGTCCCCGTCGAGGAGCGCATCGAGCAAACCCCCGGCGAGCACAAGAGGGTCGTTCACGAGCCCATCCCGATGAAACCCATGAGCGTGGACGAAGCCGCCATGCAGCTCGAACTCTCCAAGGACACGTTTCTCGTGTTTCGCAACTCCCAAACCCAGGAAGTCAACGTCGTCTATGCGAAGAACGACGGTACGATAGGGCATATCGATCCGGAGTAG
- a CDS encoding type II toxin-antitoxin system VapC family toxin, translating into MSGILFDTNVLLDIATLDTTWSAWSEGQLRRFVAQGAIAINPIVYAELAPAFTTQSDLDRWLDPAIFRRLPLPYAAGWLAAQAFVKYPRTGGSKVSPLPDFYVGAHAELEGLTLVTRDPTRYRTYFPNVPLVTP; encoded by the coding sequence ATGAGCGGAATACTATTCGACACCAACGTATTGCTCGACATCGCAACCCTTGATACTACATGGTCGGCCTGGTCTGAGGGGCAGTTGCGCAGATTTGTCGCGCAAGGTGCGATCGCGATTAACCCAATCGTCTATGCCGAACTTGCACCAGCCTTCACGACCCAGTCCGACCTAGATCGCTGGCTTGACCCGGCAATCTTCCGTCGGCTTCCGTTGCCGTATGCGGCGGGCTGGCTCGCGGCGCAAGCGTTCGTTAAGTATCCGCGCACGGGAGGATCGAAAGTCTCTCCGCTGCCGGACTTCTATGTGGGCGCACATGCCGAGCTTGAAGGGCTGACACTGGTAACGCGTGACCCCACTCGCTACCGGACATACTTTCCGAATGTTCCACTCGTTACGCCGTAG
- the hprK gene encoding HPr(Ser) kinase/phosphatase — protein sequence MDTQSLPVNRKTSIAIARLLDQMADDLELEVVGGFQGVGRQVFVQDINRPGLALSGYLDYFASDRVQILGNTEIHYMERLSAAQLQHRLESMFSFEIPAFVLSRQLMPSNLFLDMCNRRGIPVLRSKRSTDEVISRIILFLAEEFSPETIVHGTAVDCYGVGCLIVGAPGIGKSETALELVERGHRLVADDVVAVKRRREDSLYAESSPMIEHHMEIRGIGIIDIKSVYGVGRVRNSKRIGMLIELEEWSKESQYDRTGLSEEFVSILGVRIPYLLIPVRPGRNIAIILEVAALNHRLKELGIHPAQELNQKLMSLMSDNEP from the coding sequence ATGGATACCCAAAGCCTCCCCGTAAACCGCAAGACCAGCATCGCCATCGCGCGGCTGTTGGACCAGATGGCCGACGACCTTGAGCTCGAGGTCGTCGGCGGGTTTCAAGGTGTGGGGCGCCAGGTGTTCGTGCAGGACATCAACCGCCCCGGACTGGCCTTGAGCGGCTACCTCGACTATTTCGCGAGCGACCGCGTCCAGATTCTCGGCAACACCGAAATCCACTACATGGAACGCCTCTCCGCCGCGCAACTCCAGCACCGGCTCGAGAGCATGTTTTCGTTCGAGATTCCCGCATTTGTCCTCTCGCGCCAACTCATGCCCAGCAACCTCTTTCTCGACATGTGCAACCGCCGCGGCATCCCCGTCCTGCGCAGCAAGAGGTCCACGGACGAAGTCATCAGCCGCATCATCCTCTTCCTCGCAGAGGAGTTCTCGCCGGAAACCATAGTTCACGGCACGGCCGTCGACTGCTACGGCGTAGGCTGCCTCATTGTCGGCGCTCCGGGTATCGGTAAGTCGGAAACGGCGCTGGAGCTCGTCGAGCGCGGCCACCGTCTCGTGGCGGACGACGTGGTCGCAGTAAAGCGCCGCCGCGAAGATTCCCTGTACGCCGAGTCCTCCCCGATGATCGAGCACCACATGGAAATCCGCGGTATCGGCATCATCGACATTAAGAGCGTTTACGGCGTCGGTCGCGTGCGTAACTCCAAGCGTATCGGCATGTTAATCGAGCTCGAGGAATGGAGCAAAGAGTCCCAGTACGACCGCACGGGCCTCTCGGAGGAATTCGTCTCCATCCTCGGGGTGCGCATTCCCTACCTGCTGATCCCCGTGCGCCCCGGCCGTAACATCGCCATCATCCTCGAGGTCGCAGCGCTCAACCACCGCCTCAAGGAGCTCGGCATCCACCCCGCCCAGGAGCTCAACCAGAAGCTTATGAGCCTGATGTCCGACAACGAGCCGTGA
- a CDS encoding HPr family phosphocarrier protein, which translates to METTELTEDIQIINPLGLHARPAAALVQTVLKFKCDVYLSLNGHRVNAKSIMGLLTLAAAHGSTVTVTCTGADAQQALDAVRVLFESGFGEL; encoded by the coding sequence ATGGAAACGACCGAACTAACCGAAGACATCCAAATCATCAATCCACTGGGCCTGCACGCACGCCCCGCGGCGGCGCTCGTCCAGACCGTGCTCAAGTTCAAATGCGATGTCTACCTCTCGCTCAACGGTCACCGCGTCAATGCGAAAAGCATCATGGGCCTGTTGACCCTTGCCGCCGCCCACGGCAGCACCGTCACGGTCACCTGTACCGGCGCCGACGCGCAGCAAGCGCTCGACGCGGTTCGCGTTCTGTTCGAGTCCGGGTTCGGGGAATTGTAG